One genomic window of Arachis stenosperma cultivar V10309 chromosome 10, arast.V10309.gnm1.PFL2, whole genome shotgun sequence includes the following:
- the LOC130956862 gene encoding uncharacterized protein LOC130956862, with translation MPGKRQLLQGTSRGAQSHDDPRPFAQWGVNLLGPFPPGPGQVKYLIVAIDYYTKWVEAEPLASITAANCQKFMWKQVVTRFGIPEVVVSDNKTQFTDKKFRGFLEGLSIKQKFSSVEHPQTNGQVEAANKVILKGLKKRLEGKKGLWADELASVLWSYRTTPNHLLVKPPTGSPTGSTQSSQSKSGIQARGYSLEEEMRQSKKTWPTKQGRWPT, from the coding sequence atgcCAGGAAAACGCCAGCTTCTACAAGGCACCTCCCGAGGAGCTCAATCTCATGATGACCCCCGACCTTTCGCCCAATGGGGAGTCAACCTcctggggccattcccaccaggACCCGGACAAGTGAAGTACCTAATAGTAGCCATAGATTATTAcaccaaatgggtagaagcggAGCCACTAGCCAGCATAACCGCAGCAAATTGCCAAAAATTCATGTGGAAGCAAGTGGTCACGAGGTTTGGGATCCCGGAAGTCGTCGTATCAGACAACAAAACACAATTCACTGACAAAAAGTTCAGAGGGTTCCTAGAGGGACTAAGTATCAAGCAGAAGTTCTCGTCAGTAGAGCACCCTCAGACAAACGGACAGGTCGAGGCGGCCAACAAGGTCATCCTAAAAGGGCTAAAGAAGCGACTTGAAGGGAAGAAAGGCTTATGGGCAGACGAGCTCGCCTCAGTCCTATGGTCATACAGAACCACCCCCAACCATCTACTGGTGAAACCACCTACCGGCTCACCTACGGGGTCGACGCAGTCATCCCAGTCGAAATCGGGGATCCAAGCCCGAGGTTACTCCTTGGAGGAGGAAATGAGGCAATCGAAAAAGACTTGGCCGACGAAACAAGGGAGATGGCCCACCTGA